The Campylobacter sp. CN_NE2 genome contains a region encoding:
- a CDS encoding TolC family protein, translated as MNKFLYSVIASAVLFSGCSFKPTLPQKNTEFIADYGEIRIDKAWWAEFGDSYLNELVESALQNNSDLNLALNNIEIARTSLGLSRLEFLPNSQIQGGAGRQNNFGNLPDRNSHEAYSLGASMSYEIDFWGKIRNSVRAANAKFNATKYDYETAKNTIVSTVANLYFTLISLKEQEQILKSSLDSYTSTANFRKKQLNAGAISDIVYYQALATQENARANLIGVQNNLSQISTSLNILTGKSYNEILHGVVNSANSLPNAPAIPSGISSDILLHRPDVASALERLKATNFLVGVAKAQYFPSISLTGSLGYASGEFDTLLNNPAWSIAGSLVGPLIDFGRTKKRVDLANLDQNASFIAYDKTLKTAFGEVKDALVGIENAKIKQESMKKLVSAQQRVFNMASKRYDEGYSDHLEFLDAQRGLLNSKLSLANANLETLTSTVNAYKALGGGFKVDDNATINLINSKEEIAPSNSAFPIPSF; from the coding sequence ATGAATAAATTTTTATATAGCGTGATTGCAAGTGCCGTTTTGTTTAGTGGTTGTTCGTTTAAGCCGACGCTTCCGCAAAAAAATACCGAATTTATCGCAGACTACGGCGAAATTCGTATAGATAAAGCTTGGTGGGCTGAATTTGGCGATAGCTATCTAAATGAGCTAGTTGAAAGTGCGCTACAAAACAATTCTGATTTGAATTTAGCTCTAAATAATATCGAAATAGCGAGAACTTCGCTTGGACTTTCACGCTTGGAGTTTTTACCAAATTCGCAAATTCAAGGCGGCGCAGGTCGCCAAAATAACTTTGGAAATCTGCCTGATAGAAACTCGCACGAAGCCTATTCGCTTGGGGCTTCTATGAGCTATGAAATCGATTTTTGGGGCAAAATTCGCAACTCAGTCAGAGCTGCAAATGCTAAATTTAACGCCACAAAATATGATTACGAAACAGCAAAAAACACAATCGTTAGCACCGTTGCAAACCTTTATTTCACGCTGATTTCGCTAAAAGAACAAGAGCAAATTTTAAAATCCAGCCTAGATAGCTACACTAGCACGGCAAATTTTCGCAAAAAACAGCTAAATGCAGGGGCCATTAGCGATATTGTTTATTATCAAGCATTAGCGACACAAGAAAACGCAAGAGCAAATTTAATCGGCGTTCAAAACAACCTTTCGCAAATTTCGACTTCGCTAAACATACTTACAGGTAAAAGCTACAACGAAATTCTACACGGCGTGGTAAATTCGGCAAATTCATTGCCAAATGCACCTGCGATTCCAAGCGGGATTTCATCGGACATCTTACTTCACAGACCCGATGTCGCAAGTGCGCTTGAACGCCTAAAAGCTACAAATTTCCTTGTCGGCGTGGCAAAGGCGCAGTATTTTCCGTCTATCTCGCTAACAGGAAGTCTAGGTTATGCTAGCGGCGAGTTTGACACGCTTTTAAATAACCCTGCTTGGAGCATAGCCGGTTCGCTAGTGGGGCCGCTAATCGACTTTGGTCGCACCAAAAAGCGAGTGGATTTGGCAAATCTGGATCAAAACGCAAGTTTTATCGCCTATGATAAGACCTTAAAAACGGCTTTTGGCGAGGTTAAAGACGCATTAGTCGGCATAGAAAACGCTAAAATCAAACAAGAAAGTATGAAAAAGCTAGTTTCGGCTCAACAAAGAGTTTTTAACATGGCTTCGAAACGCTACGACGAGGGTTATAGCGACCACTTGGAGTTTTTAGACGCTCAAAGGGGACTTTTAAATTCTAAACTTTCATTAGCAAATGCGAATTTAGAAACGCTAACAAGCACGGTAAATGCCTACAAGGCTCTTGGCGGCGGCTTTAAAGTAGATGACAATGCTACGATAAATTTGATAAATTCAAAAGAAGAAATCGCTCCGTCAAATTCTGCTTTTCCTATACCAAGTTTTTAA
- a CDS encoding ATP-binding protein: protein MQEIINFINQNPKDSQIQKILEVSDDEIKILQFLLKNYLDGNPQSSVFSLLCAVFGEKDYSYLNYLKNIKSLIDLGLVTQIASVFKNVELGKKTALLSLLNSEIEPSEYFLKILEDGEIKFDLPQILPYNDNLEYLKDQFFRINLYAKKLHTSSELSINKIDERIKNLEKIIAKRIRLTKISLPIEQIFKSNSLNSKEQLIFLALLKEEYSAEFENFRDLNTLIALISEDEISRFKNRALLEEGANLIISGLIDYDETIGGFGGIMRSFYINEDILQTIMHPKSGKKNKKALIETIVKESEIFELIEPVTDIDDVVLNEKTKELLSQILKQVDKKVINRLNSWGIKSRKGVDAKIIFYGAPGTGKTMSALSLAKSLKKQVISFDCSKILSKYVGESEQNVRKIFDTYNKIKNESKTEPVLLLNEADQFLSSRIEAAGGGSDKMHNQMQNIFLDQIEKFEGVLIATTNLLKNIDTAFSRRFDYKIEFKKPTMSERLAIWRKILPENASFEENFSVEKLAEFELSGAQIVMTMKNTALKVAVKDDGIFTFEDFANEIKREISSNFDTDKKVGLL, encoded by the coding sequence ATGCAAGAAATTATAAATTTTATCAATCAAAATCCAAAAGACTCTCAAATACAAAAAATTTTGGAAGTCAGTGATGACGAGATAAAAATTTTACAATTTTTGCTAAAAAACTACCTTGACGGAAATCCACAATCTAGTGTATTTTCACTGCTTTGTGCTGTTTTTGGAGAAAAAGATTATAGTTACTTAAACTATTTAAAAAATATAAAATCTCTTATTGATTTAGGGCTTGTAACTCAAATCGCAAGTGTTTTTAAAAATGTAGAATTAGGCAAAAAAACGGCTTTATTGTCTTTGTTAAATTCTGAAATCGAACCAAGCGAATATTTTTTAAAAATTCTTGAAGACGGCGAGATAAAATTTGATTTACCACAAATTTTGCCCTATAATGATAATTTGGAGTATCTAAAAGATCAATTTTTTCGCATAAATTTATATGCCAAAAAACTGCATACTAGTTCAGAATTATCGATAAATAAAATCGATGAGCGAATTAAAAATTTAGAAAAAATCATCGCAAAACGGATAAGATTAACCAAAATTTCACTCCCAATCGAGCAAATTTTCAAATCAAATTCACTAAATTCAAAAGAGCAACTCATATTTTTGGCACTTTTAAAAGAAGAGTATTCAGCTGAATTTGAAAATTTCAGGGATTTAAACACGCTAATTGCCTTAATTAGCGAAGATGAAATCTCTCGTTTTAAAAATCGAGCTTTGCTCGAAGAGGGCGCAAATCTCATCATTAGCGGTTTGATTGATTATGACGAGACTATCGGCGGTTTTGGCGGTATCATGCGAAGTTTTTATATAAATGAAGATATTTTGCAAACCATAATGCACCCAAAATCAGGCAAAAAAAATAAAAAAGCACTCATCGAAACAATCGTAAAAGAGAGCGAAATTTTCGAGCTAATCGAGCCTGTAACGGACATCGACGATGTCGTGCTAAATGAAAAAACAAAAGAGTTGCTTAGCCAAATTCTAAAACAGGTCGATAAAAAGGTCATAAACCGCTTAAATTCGTGGGGTATAAAATCTCGCAAGGGCGTCGATGCGAAGATTATTTTTTATGGAGCGCCGGGGACGGGTAAGACTATGAGCGCACTTAGCCTTGCAAAGAGCCTTAAAAAGCAGGTTATTAGCTTTGATTGCTCCAAAATTTTAAGCAAATATGTCGGCGAGAGCGAACAAAATGTGCGAAAAATTTTTGATACTTACAACAAAATCAAAAACGAAAGCAAAACCGAACCCGTGCTTTTACTAAATGAAGCAGATCAGTTTCTTTCATCTCGCATAGAAGCAGCAGGTGGCGGAAGCGATAAAATGCACAATCAAATGCAAAATATTTTCCTTGATCAAATCGAAAAATTTGAAGGCGTTTTAATCGCCACGACGAATTTGCTAAAAAATATCGACACTGCCTTTTCTAGGCGGTTTGATTATAAAATCGAATTTAAAAAGCCGACAATGAGCGAACGCCTTGCCATTTGGCGAAAAATACTGCCAGAAAATGCGAGTTTTGAAGAGAATTTTAGCGTGGAAAAACTCGCCGAATTTGAGCTAAGTGGTGCTCAAATCGTAATGACGATGAAAAATACCGCTTTAAAAGTCGCCGTTAAAGATGACGGAATTTTCACTTTTGAAGACTTCGCAAACGAGATAAAACGAGAAATTTCATCGAATTTCGATACCGACAAAAAAGTCGGACTTTTATAA
- a CDS encoding OmpP1/FadL family transporter: MNLQKVFLFGLTASLAVNFACASGFKIPEQSGDSVAMATSNIAYSFGADAAYYNPANMVFMHAGHEFALSGQYLRLGSLKYSNHSTTFGNANYDTSSEVGHFFVPGLHMFSPFIGENTRFGFSISVPAGMTMKWEDPFPKSIAEHFEIQVVELAPSIAYLINDQLSFAVGARAVYTSGVVKNEVSNATISAQIPIVGTQSVNLSARRELTGDSWDFGYNLALTYKPTQNLSLAATYRSKVNLTVEGDAKIKSSLDTSNLSALIATYPQLAPLLTQLKAGYEGEYSGDVSIDIPLPAILTLGAAYQWNDWTFSFAYDRTFWSALKEFDFEYARAIPVSAMFDKPVEKDWHDTDTFRFGVAYQYNKDLRLMGGFAIDEAAADANKVRFELPDTKSYIYSLGANYKFSDSFDLTGAALYQDRQAREINSPDSIAFNNLVGEFGRTNILILNLTASYKF; the protein is encoded by the coding sequence TTGAATTTACAAAAAGTGTTTTTATTTGGTTTGACGGCTAGTTTGGCTGTGAATTTTGCCTGTGCTTCGGGTTTTAAAATACCTGAGCAAAGTGGCGATTCTGTGGCGATGGCTACATCAAACATAGCTTATAGTTTTGGTGCGGACGCGGCGTATTATAACCCTGCAAATATGGTTTTTATGCACGCAGGGCATGAATTTGCTTTATCGGGTCAGTATTTAAGGCTCGGAAGCCTTAAATATAGCAACCACTCAACCACTTTTGGCAATGCAAACTACGACACAAGCTCAGAAGTAGGACATTTTTTTGTGCCGGGACTTCACATGTTTTCTCCGTTTATCGGCGAAAATACAAGATTTGGTTTTAGTATTTCGGTTCCGGCAGGAATGACGATGAAATGGGAAGATCCGTTTCCAAAATCAATCGCCGAGCATTTTGAAATTCAGGTTGTCGAACTTGCTCCAAGCATCGCGTATCTTATAAATGATCAGCTTTCTTTTGCGGTTGGCGCAAGGGCTGTTTATACCAGCGGTGTTGTTAAAAACGAAGTAAGCAATGCTACTATTTCAGCGCAAATTCCGATCGTTGGCACACAAAGTGTAAATTTGAGTGCTAGGCGTGAGCTAACGGGTGATTCGTGGGATTTTGGTTATAATCTTGCCTTAACTTATAAACCAACACAAAATTTAAGCCTAGCTGCAACTTATCGCTCAAAAGTAAATTTAACCGTCGAAGGCGATGCTAAAATAAAATCAAGCCTAGATACATCAAATTTATCGGCACTTATCGCGACTTATCCGCAGTTGGCACCGCTTTTAACGCAACTAAAAGCTGGTTATGAAGGTGAGTATAGCGGCGATGTAAGTATCGACATACCGCTTCCTGCGATTTTAACTTTGGGTGCGGCATATCAGTGGAACGACTGGACTTTTAGCTTTGCTTATGATAGAACTTTTTGGTCGGCTTTGAAAGAATTTGACTTTGAATATGCCCGTGCAATACCTGTTTCAGCGATGTTTGATAAACCTGTGGAAAAAGACTGGCACGATACCGATACTTTCCGCTTCGGTGTGGCGTATCAATATAATAAAGATTTACGATTAATGGGCGGTTTTGCCATCGATGAAGCAGCTGCTGATGCAAATAAGGTTCGATTTGAGTTGCCTGATACAAAATCTTATATCTATTCACTCGGAGCAAATTATAAATTTAGCGATAGCTTTGATTTAACGGGAGCTGCGCTTTATCAAGATCGCCAAGCAAGAGAGATAAATTCTCCGGATTCCATTGCTTTTAATAACCTTGTTGGTGAATTTGGAAGAACAAATATTTTGATACTAAATTTAACGGCAAGTTATAAATTTTAA
- the nfo gene encoding deoxyribonuclease IV: MKRIGAHVSASGGVFNAPINAKNIGADAFALFVKNQRQWSAKPLSDDDIAKFKANLATSGIKSDHILAHDSYLINLGHPDEILRKKSVEAFIDEVERCEKLGIKLLNFHPGSHLNEISAEICLQNIANSLNFAIANTSGVKLVIENTAGQGSNLGFKFEQIAYIIERVENKNRIGVCIDTCHAFAGGYDFRTKESYEKTMSEFDRIIGYKFLSGMHLNDTKNELGVRKDRHESLGRGFLGLSSFENIMNDKQIDEIPLILETIDESIWADEIKILRNMIKG, translated from the coding sequence TTGAAACGAATCGGAGCGCATGTAAGCGCAAGCGGCGGGGTTTTTAACGCGCCGATTAATGCCAAAAATATCGGAGCAGATGCATTTGCGCTTTTTGTGAAAAATCAACGCCAATGGAGCGCAAAACCACTCAGCGATGACGATATAGCGAAATTTAAAGCAAATTTAGCTACTAGCGGTATAAAAAGCGATCATATCTTAGCACATGATAGTTATCTTATAAATTTAGGACACCCTGACGAGATTTTACGCAAAAAAAGCGTTGAAGCGTTTATCGATGAAGTGGAGCGTTGCGAAAAACTAGGCATTAAGCTTTTAAATTTTCACCCAGGATCCCATTTAAATGAAATTTCAGCCGAGATTTGTTTGCAAAATATCGCAAATTCGCTAAATTTTGCTATCGCAAACACTAGCGGCGTAAAACTTGTCATCGAAAACACCGCAGGGCAAGGCTCGAATTTGGGCTTTAAATTTGAACAAATCGCTTATATCATAGAGCGGGTGGAAAACAAAAATCGCATTGGCGTTTGTATCGATACCTGTCATGCTTTTGCGGGTGGGTATGATTTTCGCACGAAAGAATCTTACGAAAAAACTATGAGCGAATTTGACCGAATTATCGGCTATAAATTTTTAAGCGGTATGCACTTAAATGACACCAAAAACGAGCTTGGTGTTCGCAAAGATCGCCACGAAAGCCTTGGGCGTGGATTTTTGGGGCTTTCTAGCTTTGAAAATATTATGAACGATAAACAAATAGACGAAATTCCGCTTATCTTAGAGACTATCGACGAGAGTATTTGGGCGGACGAGATAAAAATTTTAAGAAATATGATAAAAGGATAA
- a CDS encoding multidrug effflux MFS transporter — protein MFAKITEFLNSPKIARPYLILVLAYMSAVAPLSTDMYLPALKNVQATFATSEFYTQLSLTAFFVAFALGQLIYGPLSDIYGRRKPLLVGICVFIFSSILCVAIDNIYAFIFFRFTQALGGCAGVVIARAVINDKFSVQEGAAVLALMMIVGSLAPMLAPTVGAFISDFGGWKLIFTTLFLLGILLFWMIFLGLKESAIIDKSLNLSPKSVLANYISILKNRKFFIFTLSSALCMAAMFAYITGSPFVFREHFGLSSKAFGIVFGLNALSMTIFSAINAKIVQKISPYIILKNAFLAMIVGAILLLVCGFFDFGFLPFEICLFLTLGMKGFIIPNAVVLAMARFKGKSGSASAVLGAIQMAMAGFISVVVGAIGANHPFLLSCVMAVCIVAGFVTYLCVSKRFLRKFKLKRA, from the coding sequence ATGTTTGCCAAAATCACGGAATTTTTAAATTCACCAAAAATCGCAAGGCCGTATTTAATCTTAGTTTTAGCCTATATGTCGGCTGTTGCGCCACTTTCGACCGATATGTATCTACCTGCTTTAAAAAATGTTCAAGCCACATTTGCCACGAGTGAATTTTATACTCAACTTTCGCTAACGGCATTTTTCGTCGCTTTTGCGCTCGGCCAGCTCATTTACGGACCACTTAGCGACATCTACGGACGCAGAAAACCCCTACTTGTGGGAATTTGCGTTTTTATATTTTCTAGCATTTTATGCGTGGCGATTGATAACATTTATGCTTTTATATTTTTTAGATTTACCCAAGCTTTGGGCGGTTGCGCGGGAGTGGTTATCGCAAGAGCCGTGATAAATGATAAATTTAGCGTCCAAGAAGGCGCAGCAGTTTTAGCCTTGATGATGATAGTGGGTTCTCTTGCTCCTATGTTAGCTCCAACCGTCGGGGCTTTTATATCGGATTTTGGCGGTTGGAAGCTCATTTTTACAACACTATTTTTGCTTGGAATTTTGCTTTTTTGGATGATTTTTTTAGGCTTAAAAGAAAGTGCTATTATCGATAAATCGCTAAATTTAAGCCCGAAATCGGTTTTGGCTAATTATATTTCGATTTTAAAAAATCGCAAATTTTTTATTTTTACCCTTTCATCCGCCCTTTGTATGGCGGCGATGTTTGCCTATATCACGGGTTCGCCGTTTGTTTTTAGAGAGCATTTTGGGCTTTCTAGTAAGGCTTTTGGCATAGTTTTTGGGTTAAATGCGCTTTCGATGACCATATTTTCAGCTATAAATGCAAAAATCGTGCAAAAAATTTCGCCTTATATAATCTTAAAAAATGCCTTTTTAGCGATGATTGTGGGAGCTATTTTATTACTTGTTTGCGGATTTTTTGATTTTGGATTTTTGCCTTTTGAAATTTGCCTATTTTTAACGCTTGGCATGAAAGGATTTATCATACCAAATGCCGTAGTTTTGGCAATGGCTAGATTTAAAGGCAAATCAGGCTCGGCTTCTGCTGTGCTTGGGGCAATCCAAATGGCAATGGCAGGATTTATCTCCGTTGTCGTAGGCGCAATCGGCGCAAACCACCCGTTTTTGCTATCGTGCGTGATGGCGGTTTGCATAGTGGCGGGGTTTGTAACATACTTGTGTGTAAGCAAAAGATTTCTTAGAAAATTTAAGTTGAAACGAGCCTAG
- the thrS gene encoding threonine--tRNA ligase has protein sequence MSDIIAYKLGEEIIDTQSYAGSGEPIYFDNSNDALDVIRHSAAHLLAAAVKSLYKDAKFFVGPAIEDGFYYDMRVIKPDGEKLGEEDLKIIEEKMKELAKNGDEIIKINSTKAEVSAKYANDDLKQEVLKRIPDGAVSLYRQGEFEDICRGPHLPNTKMLKFFKLTRIAGAYLGGDEKREMLTRIYGTAFADKDSLKEHLTMLEEAKKRDHRKLGAEMKFFTFDEEIGMGLPIWLPNGTKMRVKLEEKLYRGLRRRGYEPVRGPEILKSDAWKTSGHYANYKENMYFTMIEEQEYGIKPMNCVGHIKVYQNEIRSYRDLPLKFCEYGVVHRHEKSGVLHGLFRVREFTQDDAHIFCMPSQIKENVYEILDFVDLLMKSFGFNYEMEISTKPEKAVGDDEVWEIATQALKDALDERGLKYGIDEGGGAFYGPKIDIKITDALKRKWQCGTVQVDFNLPNRFELGYIDENNEKKQPVMLHRAILGSFERFIGILIEHTAGELPFWLCPTQIAIIPISENHLAYANEIADKLRNLEIDSEIFSKNETLNKRIRTAEKQKVPMIIVLGDNEVNEKSVALRDRRERTQSNLSLEEFLNLCKQKSSEVNF, from the coding sequence ATGAGCGATATTATCGCATACAAATTAGGTGAAGAGATTATTGACACTCAAAGCTACGCAGGTAGCGGAGAGCCAATCTATTTTGATAATTCAAATGACGCACTAGATGTCATCAGACACTCGGCGGCGCACTTATTAGCAGCAGCAGTCAAAAGCCTGTATAAAGACGCTAAATTTTTCGTAGGACCTGCTATCGAAGACGGATTTTACTACGATATGCGTGTGATTAAACCTGACGGCGAAAAACTTGGCGAAGAAGATCTAAAAATCATCGAAGAAAAGATGAAAGAACTTGCCAAAAACGGCGATGAAATCATAAAAATAAACTCAACCAAAGCAGAAGTTAGCGCAAAATACGCTAATGATGATTTAAAACAAGAAGTTTTAAAACGCATACCTGATGGCGCAGTTAGTCTATACAGACAAGGCGAATTTGAAGATATTTGCCGTGGCCCGCACCTGCCAAATACAAAAATGCTTAAATTTTTCAAACTCACTCGTATAGCAGGAGCTTATCTTGGCGGTGATGAAAAAAGAGAAATGCTAACTCGCATTTACGGCACAGCATTTGCCGACAAAGATAGCCTAAAAGAGCATTTAACAATGCTTGAAGAAGCCAAAAAACGCGACCATAGAAAACTTGGCGCGGAAATGAAATTTTTCACATTTGATGAAGAAATCGGCATGGGACTTCCGATTTGGCTACCAAACGGCACAAAAATGCGCGTAAAACTTGAAGAAAAACTTTATCGTGGGCTTCGCAGACGCGGCTATGAGCCAGTCAGAGGTCCTGAAATCCTAAAATCAGACGCTTGGAAAACTAGCGGACATTATGCAAATTACAAAGAAAATATGTATTTTACGATGATTGAAGAGCAAGAATACGGCATTAAGCCGATGAACTGCGTAGGTCATATCAAAGTTTATCAAAACGAAATTCGCTCATATCGTGATTTGCCGCTTAAATTTTGCGAATATGGCGTCGTGCATAGACACGAAAAATCAGGCGTCTTACATGGACTATTTAGAGTGCGCGAATTTACACAAGATGATGCTCATATCTTTTGTATGCCAAGCCAAATCAAAGAAAATGTTTATGAAATTTTAGATTTTGTTGATTTGCTTATGAAATCTTTTGGTTTTAACTACGAAATGGAAATTTCAACTAAGCCGGAAAAAGCTGTCGGCGACGATGAAGTGTGGGAAATCGCCACACAAGCACTTAAAGACGCACTTGATGAGAGAGGCTTAAAATACGGCATTGACGAAGGCGGCGGTGCATTTTATGGACCAAAAATCGATATAAAAATCACAGATGCCCTAAAACGAAAATGGCAATGCGGCACCGTGCAAGTGGATTTTAATCTGCCAAATCGCTTTGAGCTAGGCTATATCGATGAAAATAATGAGAAAAAACAACCTGTCATGCTTCATAGAGCGATTTTAGGTAGCTTTGAGAGATTTATTGGTATTTTGATCGAACACACTGCCGGCGAGCTTCCGTTTTGGCTATGTCCAACTCAAATCGCAATAATTCCGATTAGCGAAAATCATTTAGCTTACGCAAACGAAATCGCCGATAAACTAAGAAATTTAGAGATTGATAGTGAAATTTTTAGCAAAAACGAAACGCTAAATAAAAGAATTCGAACAGCAGAAAAACAAAAAGTCCCTATGATAATCGTTCTTGGGGATAATGAAGTTAATGAAAAAAGCGTTGCTCTAAGGGACAGACGAGAGCGAACTCAGTCAAATTTAAGTCTTGAAGAGTTTTTAAATTTATGCAAACAAAAATCAAGCGAGGTGAATTTTTGA
- the infC gene encoding translation initiation factor IF-3, which translates to MSKEKEVLLNENIPFDEVRCIGDDGEAYGVISLDEALEIANKNGVDLVLIAPDAKPPVCKVMNYSKFRYQQEKKLKEAKKKQKSIEIKEIKLSAKIAQNDINYKIKHAIEFLQSGKHVKLRVFLKGREMNTPEIGVNLLEKIWQEYLLEAAEREKAPVLEGRYVSMLITPKKA; encoded by the coding sequence TTGAGCAAAGAAAAAGAGGTTTTACTCAACGAAAACATACCTTTTGACGAGGTAAGGTGTATTGGAGATGATGGCGAAGCTTACGGCGTTATCTCATTGGACGAAGCACTAGAAATAGCAAACAAAAACGGCGTGGATTTGGTTTTAATCGCCCCTGATGCAAAACCGCCGGTTTGTAAAGTTATGAATTATAGCAAATTTCGCTATCAACAAGAAAAAAAGCTAAAAGAAGCCAAGAAAAAGCAAAAAAGCATTGAAATCAAAGAAATCAAGCTATCTGCTAAGATCGCTCAAAACGATATTAACTACAAAATCAAACATGCGATTGAATTTTTGCAAAGCGGAAAACATGTAAAACTTCGCGTTTTTCTAAAAGGTAGAGAGATGAATACGCCGGAAATCGGTGTAAATTTGCTAGAAAAAATTTGGCAAGAGTATCTACTTGAAGCAGCTGAGCGAGAAAAAGCTCCTGTTTTAGAAGGGCGATATGTAAGTATGCTTATTACGCCGAAAAAAGCGTAA
- the rpmI gene encoding 50S ribosomal protein L35, translating into MPKMKSVRGAAKRFKVGKNKIKRGSAFRSHILTKMSSTRKRDLRGPHFVDSTNEKAVKKMLCK; encoded by the coding sequence ATGCCTAAAATGAAATCAGTTCGCGGTGCTGCTAAACGCTTTAAAGTAGGCAAAAATAAGATCAAAAGAGGCTCAGCTTTTAGAAGCCACATTTTGACAAAAATGTCTAGCACACGCAAAAGAGATTTAAGAGGCCCGCATTTTGTAGATAGCACAAACGAAAAAGCTGTCAAAAAAATGCTTTGCAAATAA
- the rplT gene encoding 50S ribosomal protein L20 gives MARVKTGVVRRRRHKKVLKLARGFYSGRRKHFRKAKEQLERSLVYAFRDRKAKKRDFRRLWIIRINAACRLNDISYSKFMNGLKLAGIELDRKVLANLAMNDSDAFAVVAKQAKDALKK, from the coding sequence ATGGCAAGAGTTAAAACAGGCGTAGTTCGCAGAAGACGCCACAAAAAAGTTCTAAAACTAGCGCGCGGTTTTTATAGCGGTCGCAGAAAACATTTTAGAAAAGCGAAAGAGCAATTAGAAAGAAGTTTAGTCTATGCTTTCCGCGATAGAAAAGCGAAAAAGCGAGATTTTAGAAGACTATGGATTATCCGTATAAATGCGGCTTGCAGACTAAATGACATAAGCTATTCTAAATTTATGAACGGACTAAAATTAGCAGGAATCGAGCTAGATAGAAAAGTTCTAGCAAATCTTGCTATGAACGATAGCGACGCCTTTGCTGTTGTTGCAAAACAAGCAAAAGACGCACTTAAAAAATAA
- a CDS encoding HIRAN domain-containing protein, which produces MKKIFFTITGLNFYYGDDFLKKGMRVKLKKEPKNRYDKEAIKVTLKGLGTIGYVANSTKTVIGESVSGGRLYDKFKKKAKGKVLFITRNGVICQFIKK; this is translated from the coding sequence ATGAAAAAAATATTTTTTACAATCACGGGGCTTAATTTTTACTATGGCGATGATTTTCTTAAAAAAGGTATGCGTGTAAAACTGAAAAAAGAGCCTAAAAATAGGTATGATAAAGAGGCAATCAAAGTAACTTTAAAAGGTCTTGGAACCATCGGTTATGTTGCAAATAGCACTAAAACGGTTATTGGCGAGAGTGTAAGCGGCGGGAGACTTTATGATAAATTTAAGAAAAAAGCCAAAGGAAAAGTGCTTTTCATAACGCGAAATGGGGTAATTTGCCAATTTATAAAAAAATAA
- a CDS encoding superoxide dismutase codes for MFKLRTLPFDGAKNAVISEEACKFHYGKHHQAYVTNLNNLINDTEFKDCHLFDIINKSQGAIFNNAAQIYNHDFYFDCIAEKSEISNELREALREEFDDFKAKFLTVATTLFGSGWCWLVYDLNDSRLKIVQTQNAATPIIENQVPLLVVDVWEHAYYIDFKNARASYLEKFYENINWHFVSEAYSWAIKEGLNSVRFYIDEIHPECKK; via the coding sequence ATGTTTAAGTTACGAACACTGCCGTTTGACGGCGCAAAAAATGCAGTTATAAGCGAAGAAGCCTGTAAATTTCACTACGGAAAACATCATCAGGCTTATGTTACAAATCTAAATAATCTTATAAACGATACGGAATTTAAAGATTGTCATCTATTTGACATTATAAATAAATCGCAAGGAGCGATTTTTAATAACGCAGCGCAAATTTACAACCACGATTTTTATTTTGATTGTATCGCCGAAAAAAGCGAAATTTCAAACGAACTAAGAGAAGCTTTGCGTGAAGAATTCGATGATTTTAAGGCTAAATTTTTAACCGTCGCAACTACTCTTTTTGGGAGCGGTTGGTGCTGGCTAGTTTATGATTTAAATGATAGTAGGCTAAAAATCGTGCAAACGCAAAATGCCGCTACGCCGATAATAGAAAATCAGGTTCCGCTTTTGGTGGTTGATGTCTGGGAGCATGCTTATTATATTGATTTTAAAAATGCAAGGGCTAGTTATTTGGAAAAGTTTTATGAAAATATCAACTGGCATTTTGTTAGTGAAGCATACTCTTGGGCGATAAAAGAAGGGCTAAATTCGGTGAGATTTTACATAGATGAAATTCACCCAGAGTGCAAAAAATAG